The Curtobacterium herbarum genome contains the following window.
ACGTTCGAGGCGATCACCTACGACGGGCCGTCACCGCTGGCCCGGCTGGTCGAGGCGTCGCGGGCGATCGCCGGACTGCTGCTCGTGGACCCGGTCGTCCGCGCCGGCATCCGCCTGTCGCTCGAGAACCGGGTGTTCGCCGGGACGACGTCGTCCTTCTACGACCAGTGGATCGCGAGCGTCGTCGACGTCTTCCGCCTGGCGGTCGCCGCGGGCGAGGTCGGTCCGACCGTCACCCCGGAGGCGCTCGGTGCAACGGTCGTCCCGTGGTTCACCGGCGTGCAGCTCGTGTCCGACGTCCGTGCCGCCCGGATCGACCTGCTGCCGTCCGTGGCGACGATGTGGCGCGTCCTCGCCCACGCCTGCGTCGTGCCGGCGCACCGCGACCGGTTGCTGGCGGTCGTCGACCGCGCCTTCGCCTGACCGCTCGCCGCAGGACGGACCGCTCGCCGCCGGACGGCCTCCGGCGCCAGCGTGGTACCGGACGCACGACGGGAGGCCCGGACCGGCCCCGGTGGGCTGGTCCGGGCCTCCCGTCCGGTCCTGTCGTCGACGTCAGTCGGTCTGCGCGACGCGCTTGGCGCGCTCCTTGACCTGCTCCTCGCGACGCTTGTCGCGGGCCTTCTGCGCCTTCTCGCGACGCTTCGCCCGCTTGTTCTCACGCTCGTGGTGCTCGACGTCCTCGGAACGCTTCTGCCGCCACGGCTCGGCGGCCAGGTCCGGGCCGTCCCACACCTTGATGGCGCCCCAGGCGGCGGCGAGCAGCGGCACCGAGATGATCGCGCCGGTGATGCCGGCGAGGACGGTGCCCGCGGTCAGGCCGACCAGGATGACCAGGCCGTGCAGGCGCAGGGTCTTGCCCATCAGGACCGGCTGCAGGAAGTTGCCCTCGAGCTGGTTGACGACCACGACGATGCCGACGACGATCAGCGCCGGCACCGGACCGAGGGCGACCAGGGCCACGAGGGCGGCGAGGATGCCGGCCGCGGTGGCGCCGACGATCGGGATGAACGCCGTGATGAAGACGATGACCGCCAGCGGCAGCGCGAGCGGGACGCCGACGATGGCGATGCCGACGCCGATGCCGATCGCGTCGACCGCGGCGACGGTCGCGGTGCCGCGGACGTAGCCGCCGAGGGTCGAGACGACGCGGTCACCGACACGACGGGCGCGGTCGTACGAGGCGCCGGTGAAGGGACGGAGCAGGAACTCCCAGATGCGGGGCCCGTCCTTGAGGAAGAAGAAGAGCACGACGATCATCAGCACCAGGCCGGTGAGGAAGTTCGCGGTGGCGGACGCGCCGGCCAGGGCACCGGAGCCGAACTTGGCGCTCGTGACGAAGTCGGTGGCGGTCTTCACCGCGTCGTCGACCTGCTTGTCGGAGATCGCGAACGGCAGGCTCTTGCTGAAGTCCTGCAGCTGCTCGAAGCCCTGCACCGCCGACTTCTGCAGGCTCGACCACTGGTTCTCGACCGCGACGACGATGAGGTAGCCGAGGAGCCCGAGGACGACGAGGACCCCGAGCAGGACCGTCAGCGTCGCGAACACCGACGGGAAACCGTGCCGGCGGAGCCACGAGACGACCGGGTGCATGGCCGACGCGATGATGAGTGCCAGGAGCACCGGGATCGTCACGACGCCGAGCACCTGACCGGCGTAGACGATGCCCGCGGCGATGACGATGAGGATGATCAGCTGCAGGCAGCGCGTCGCCAGGCGGCCGAGCGAGTCCGACCAGGCAGCGCGTACACCGGTCACCGACTCGGTCGGTGGCGTCGTCGGCGGGGCAGCGGCGGAGGAGCGGAAGAACGGCATGACGCCGACGGTACAGACGCACAGGCGGCTCCGCCGGGTCTCGATGCGGTCAGGCGTCGCCGAGGTCGCGGTCCCGGAACCACTTGAGCAGCCAGGCGGCACTCGTCCGGTCGAAGGACCGCGGGAAGTCGAGGGTGCCGGACAGGAACGGGCTGAACCCCTCGACGGACGCGATGTCGGAGTCGTCGAGCCCGCGGTACGCCATCGACCAGCCGTCGAACCGGCGGCGTTCGATGTCCTCACGGATCAGCGACTTGACGGCGTGGTGCCGCGGGTCCCGCTCGATCGCGGCGAACCGGTCGTCGACGCTCCACGCCGGACCTTCGAGCAACTGCATGAACCGGCCGTTCTTCACGACGAGCAACCCGGAGACGCCGAGCGCCTCGTTGTTCAGCCGGGCACCCGCGAGCATCTCGGTGAGCTCGTCCTCGCTGAACTCGTGCGTCGCGACGCTCATGTAGACGATGGAGACCAGCACAGTGCATCATCGCCCGGGTTCGCCGCCGGACGCAATCGTGTGCGCGATCTGCATGGGACCAGCCGCCTAGGATCGTCCCCATGGCGACCGTCCTCCTCGTCCGGCACGGACGCACCACCGCGAACGCGACCGGACTCCTCGCCGGGCGAACGGCCGGAGTCGCGCTCGACTCCGTCGGCAAGCGCCAGGCTGCCACCACCGCCGAGCGCATCGCCGCGGTGCCGCTGGCCGCCGTCGTGTCGAGCCCGCTCGAGCGGTGCCGGCAGACCGCGCGGGCGATCACCGCGTTCCAGTCGGGCGAGCCGCAGCAGTTCGTCGAGCGCGGCATCATCGAGGCGGACTACGGCGACTGGCAGAACCGCACGATCAGCGAACTCGCCACCGAACCCCTGTGGCGGGTGGTGCAGTCGAACCCGAGCGCGGTCGTGTTCCCCGGCGGCGAGTCGATGCAGAC
Protein-coding sequences here:
- a CDS encoding AI-2E family transporter, which encodes MPFFRSSAAAPPTTPPTESVTGVRAAWSDSLGRLATRCLQLIILIVIAAGIVYAGQVLGVVTIPVLLALIIASAMHPVVSWLRRHGFPSVFATLTVLLGVLVVLGLLGYLIVVAVENQWSSLQKSAVQGFEQLQDFSKSLPFAISDKQVDDAVKTATDFVTSAKFGSGALAGASATANFLTGLVLMIVVLFFFLKDGPRIWEFLLRPFTGASYDRARRVGDRVVSTLGGYVRGTATVAAVDAIGIGVGIAIVGVPLALPLAVIVFITAFIPIVGATAAGILAALVALVALGPVPALIVVGIVVVVNQLEGNFLQPVLMGKTLRLHGLVILVGLTAGTVLAGITGAIISVPLLAAAWGAIKVWDGPDLAAEPWRQKRSEDVEHHERENKRAKRREKAQKARDKRREEQVKERAKRVAQTD
- a CDS encoding ScbR family autoregulator-binding transcription factor, which encodes MTTPTSVPGRGPDRRTAILEAAAVEFDRQGFSAASISGIAKAAEVSQGAIHFHFRTKQAIALAVIAEQNARTFEAITYDGPSPLARLVEASRAIAGLLLVDPVVRAGIRLSLENRVFAGTTSSFYDQWIASVVDVFRLAVAAGEVGPTVTPEALGATVVPWFTGVQLVSDVRAARIDLLPSVATMWRVLAHACVVPAHRDRLLAVVDRAFA
- a CDS encoding BLUF domain-containing protein, which encodes MLVSIVYMSVATHEFSEDELTEMLAGARLNNEALGVSGLLVVKNGRFMQLLEGPAWSVDDRFAAIERDPRHHAVKSLIREDIERRRFDGWSMAYRGLDDSDIASVEGFSPFLSGTLDFPRSFDRTSAAWLLKWFRDRDLGDA
- a CDS encoding histidine phosphatase family protein, which encodes MATVLLVRHGRTTANATGLLAGRTAGVALDSVGKRQAATTAERIAAVPLAAVVSSPLERCRQTARAITAFQSGEPQQFVERGIIEADYGDWQNRTISELATEPLWRVVQSNPSAVVFPGGESMQTMQSRAVAAIRRMDAQIEAEHGAAAVWVAVSHGDIIKSVLADALGMHLDLFQRISVGPASVSIVRYGEARPDVVATNTESGDLSWLARAAAPSGDAVVGGGAGHDEPSSSSERPDSATP